A single genomic interval of Scylla paramamosain isolate STU-SP2022 chromosome 4, ASM3559412v1, whole genome shotgun sequence harbors:
- the LOC135097685 gene encoding peroxidasin-like: protein MPKHSAAACHTQVCMTACVVTWWCLWLTVAGMEVWGGGEDGERGGREERSLQQIPLGTSGFPLPVDIDPIPSGPREQINQVTSFIDGSVIYGSSKEESDELRAFSGGLLKVQRGPANTQILMADTNQIDCKTSGRFKARSRKTRAADGQLKDIESGSPNNVLDLMEVLPNTDVSDITEIPSVFERDDQTLPCDHTLRFRTATGWCNNLNFPSFGKSFRAKSRLLRPSYENGLSKPRVTSVTGKPLPSPRLISTNMHNDVSAPHVRYTLMVMQWGQFIDHDIIFTPINKGFQDSILDCRRCDSPQTVHPECFPIAIPQNDPFFPPVNISSGQPFCIPLTRSMPGQLTLDYDAYCNPTVLNEFGIAFRFGHSLLKPSLERMDGIFAKCNPPVKLSEHFFNPDLLYQPGMLDEIIHGLTTVSMETLDQFLTDEVTNHLFEDKRQPFSGLDLAALNIQRGRDHGLQPYNEYRALCNLTRARSFDDLHREIARPVIERMKQTYAHVDDIDLFTGGLIETPLHGGLVGPTFGCILGIQFRNLRCCDRFWYENADPLVRFTDPQLTEIRKVTLAKLLCDNCDNVESEQRSVFDLPDPFLNPRVSCRDLPGVNLELWKEEHEEEEDLHRIRWKDHVNEDTRDKGLDERMPQSRNI from the exons ATGCCAAAACACTCAGCTGCGGCTTGTCATACCCA aGTGTGTATGACAGCCTGTGTGGTGACATGGTGGTGTCTGTGGCTGACTGTGGCAGGCATGGAggtctggggaggaggagaggatggggaaagaggaggaagagaggagaggtccCTTCAGCAAATCCCCTTAGGAACCTCAGGATTTCCCTTACCTGTGGATATTGACCCCATTCCTTCAG GCCCCAGAGAACAGATCAACCAAGTGACATCCTTCATTGATGGGTCGGTGATCTACGGgtccagcaaggaggagagtgacgagCTGCGTGCCTTCTCTGGCGGCCTCCTCAAGGTGCAGCGCGGCCCGGCAAACACCCAGATCCTCATGGCCGACACCAACCagattgactgcaagacctcaggaagattcaa AGCCAGGTCACGCAAGACTCGGGCAGCAGACGGCCAGCTCAAAGACATCGAGTCAGGTTCCCCAAACAACGTACTGGATTTGATGGAGGTTCTGCCTAACACTGACGTCAGCGATATCACGGAAATTCCTAGCGTGTTTGAGCGTGACGACCAGACACTGCCCTGCGACCACACTTTGCGTTTCCGCACAGCTACAGGGTGGTGCAATAATCTTAACTTCCCGTCCTTCGGCAAGTCGTTCAGGGCAAAAAGTCGACTCCTACGTCCTTCTTATGAAAAcg GTCTGTCTAAACCTCGCGTCACTTCAGTCACCGGcaagcctctcccttcccctcggcTCATTTCCACCAACATGCACAACGACGTGTCTGCACCGCATGTCCGCTATACCCTAATGGTCATGCAGTGGGGCCAGTTTATTGACCATGATATTATTTTCACCCCCATCAAcaaag gtttCCAAGACTCGATTCTGGATTGCCGCAGATGTGACTCTCCCCAGACAGTCCACCCTGAGTGTTTCCCCATAGCCATTCCTCAGAAcgatccatttttccctcctgtcaaTATATCATCTGGCCAGCCATTCTGCATCCCCCTGACCCGCTCCATGCCAGGCCAGCTGactctag attacgATGCATACTGCAACCCAACAGTGCTCAATGAATTTGGCATAGCCTTCCGCTTTGGCCACTCTCTACTCAAGCCTTCCCTGGAGCGCATGGACGGAATATTTGCCAAGTGCAACCCTCCTGTCAAGCTGAGCGAACACTTCTTCAACCCAGACCTACTCTACCAGCCTGGGATGCTTGATGAGATCATCCACGGCCTGACTACTGTGTCCATGGAGACACTGGACCAGTTCTTGACAGATGAGGTGACCAACCATCTCTTTGAAGACAAGCGGCAGCCATTCTCTGGCCTGGACCTGGCTGCCCTCAACATCCAGCGAGGCAGAGACCATGGACTGCAGCCTTACAATGAGTACAGGGCCCTCTGTAACCTGACCAGGGCGAGGTCGTTTGATGACCTGCACAGGGAGATAGCGAGGCCGGTGATCGAGCGAATGAAACAGACGTACGCACACGTGGATGACATAGATCTGTTCACTGGTGGATTGATTGAGACGCCGCTGCACGGTGGACTGGTCGGTCCCACGTTCGGCTGCATCCTTGGCATTCAGTTCAGGAACCTCCGCTGCTGTGACCGGTTCTGGTATGAGAATGCTGACCCACTTGTGCGCTTCACCGACCCTCAGCtcactgaaataagaaag GTGACACTGGCCAAGCTTCTGTGTGACAACTGTGACAATGTGGAAAGTGAACAGCGGTCTGTCTTTGACCTTCCAGACCCCTTCCT gAACCCCCGAGTGTCATGTCGCGACCTCCCCGGGGTGAACCTTGAGCTGTGGAAAGAGGagcacgaagaagaggaagacctaCATAGGATCAGATGGAAGGACCATGTCAATGAAGACACAAGAGACAAAGGATTAGATGAAAGAATGCCTCAAAGCAGAAACATCTGA
- the LOC135097544 gene encoding putative nuclease HARBI1, which produces MNPAVSRKAAQQRQRRTYRVRRDIFAEYDDAELLKRFRLDRAGIVAVTDIVRDKLQSKTERNRALTPEMVAITLRYLATGKMQQCSCDDFGTTQPTISRAISQTIDALADPEVICQFVAFPHTQREVQQKQAEFMQVTQFPGVVGVIDGTHIRIVSPHVDEHVYVNRKRYHSINVQVVFDAHYKILDIVARWPGSVNDARILDKSALKLMFEEQHVPAGCYLPGDSGYPCKQWLLTPYLRPQTVAQANYNSPYKNRSLPPFGHALLPRLSPRGVAAQTNPLLPTVPVPYDAAEGTDATTTTATTATTRVIRVGNMLQVLPQDASAPQPHFPMIVQAGNVIQLVS; this is translated from the exons ATGAACCCAGCCGTTAGCAGGAAGGCGGCACAACAACGTCAGCGGCGCACCTACAGAGTGAGAAGAGATATTTTCGCTGAGTACGACGATGCTGAGTTACTGAAAAGATTCAGATTGGACCGTGCTGGTATTGTTGCAGTGACTGATATAGTGAGAGACAAGCTGCaaagtaaaactgaaagaaatagagcCTTGACCCCTGAGATGGTGGCCATCACATTACGATATTTAGCCACAGGAAAAATGCAACAGTGCAGTTGTGATGATTTTGGAACAACGCAGCCCACTATCAGCCGTGCAATATCACAGACAATTGATGCACTGGCTGACCCAGAAGTAATCTGCCAGTTCGTGGCTTTCCCTCACACCCAGCGTGAAGTGCAGCAAAAACAGGCAGAGTTCATGCAAGTAACTCAGTTTCCCGGTGTTGTGGGAGTGATTGATGGCACTCATATAAGAATTGTGTCTCCTCATGTCGATGAACATGTATATGTGAACAGGAAACGCTATCACAGCATAAATGTGCAAGTAGTATTTGATGCTCACTATAAGATTCTTGACATTGTGGCAAGGTGGCCTGGCTCAGTCAACGATGCAAGAATACTAGATAAGTCAGCACTCAAACTGATGTTTGAGGAACAACATGTACCTGCAGGATGCTACCTTCCCGGGGACAGTGGCTATCCCTGTAAGCAGTGGCTCCTCACTCCTTACCTTCGCCCTCAAACTGTTGCACAAGCTAATTATAACAG CCCCTACAAGAACCGGTCCCTGCCCCCCTTTGGGCACGCTCTCCTCCCAAGGCTAAGTCCCCGGGGCGTGGCCGCCCAAACTAACCCCCTCCTCCCAACAGTTCCAGTACCTTACGATGCAGCCGAGGGgactgacgccaccaccaccactgccaccaccgccacaacaagggTTATTCGAGTGGGGAACATGCTTCAGGTGTTGCCCCAAGATGCCTCAGCCCCGCAGCCCCACTTCCCCATGATagtgcaggcagggaatgtcatacag TTAGTCAGCTAG
- the LOC135097695 gene encoding glutamate receptor 4-like → MLAYTTQRDTALYRRIPANTTGLASILFFIERLQRCYIPTGEKPVSMGVAAGWYMLSALLQQGSNTYPISTAARVIYWVGYSVSLIVYTSYSATLVSHLAVEQPAPLPFSNLRDLSRQSGWDAGCNNNDLFQVTASVGPWLLAV, encoded by the exons ATGCTTGCCTACACAACCCAACGGGACACAGCTCTGTACCGGCGCATCCCGGCTAACACGACAGGCCTCGccagcatcctcttcttcatcgagcGACTCCAGAGGTGCTACATACCCACGGGGGAGAAGCCTGTTAGCATGGGAGTTGCTGCTGGCTGGTACATGTTGTCAGCTCTCCTACAACAAG gctcCAACACCTACCCAATCAGCACTGCAGCACGGGTAATCTACTGGGTTGGCTACAGTGTGTCCCTCATTGTGTACACATcatactctgccacactggtctcacatcttgctgtggagcagcctgcacctctgccattcagcaacctgcgggacctgtctaggcagtcaggctgggatgctggatgcaacaacaatgacctcttccaagtgacagcctcggtgggtccttggcttcttgctgtgtga